A portion of the Desmodus rotundus isolate HL8 chromosome 8, HLdesRot8A.1, whole genome shotgun sequence genome contains these proteins:
- the UBA7 gene encoding ubiquitin-like modifier-activating enzyme 7 isoform X1 — protein sequence MGAQDTSKSLDEELYSRQLYVLGLPAMQRLQEGKVLLSGLQGLGAEVAKNLVLMGVGSLTLHDPHPACWSDLAAQFFLSEQDLGRNRAEATQELVAKLNGAVQVCVHTGDITEQLLQDFQAVVLTASSLEEQLKVGTLCHKHGVCFLVADTRGLVGQLFCDFGEDFTVQDLTEEEPLTAAIQHISQGSPGILTLREDAHNFRDGDLVTFSGIEGMVELNGCASRPIRVQEDGTLEIGDTTTFSSYLRGGAVTEVKRPKRVRHEPLHAALLQPRVVAQSPQEVHRAHCLHQTFRALHEFQRLGGRPPQPWDPADAERVVGLARDLKPLRGTKGEPLEEPLDEALLRTVALSSAGMLSPMAAMLGAVAAQEVLKAVSRKFLPLDQWLYFDALDCLPDDEQLLPNPEDCKPRRCRYDGQIAVFGAGFQEKLSSQHYLLVGAGAIGCELLKGFALVGLGLRGRGGVTVADMDHVERSNLSRQFLFRPQDIGRPKAKVAAEAAHRLNSDLQVSPLTHPLDPSTEHIYGDDFFSHVDGVAAALDSFQARHYVAARCTHYLKPLLEAGTQGTRGSTSVFVPLVTEGYRGPASEAAASEDAPHPVCSVRHFPSTAGHTLQWARDEFEGLFRRSAETINCNRQAPTSLADGESQLPPLLQVAVGVLRQRPQNWRDCVLWALGRWQLCFRHSIEQLLRHHPPDEVLEDGARFWSRPRQCPQPLEFDASQDTHLLYVLAAANLYARVHGLPGSRDQPALREMLPSLLLPEPQHLHPIFPNDLASTEPDPGQVERLRQALRDWSMGSPLEPLRFEKDDDSNFHVDFVTAAASLRAQNYGIPPANRTQSKRIVGRIIPAIATSTAAVAGLVGLELYKVVGGPRPLSAFRHSYLHLAENYFSRYMPVAPATQKFHHLSWTCWDRLKVTAGQPERTLKSLLDHLQERHGLRVKMLLQDEAVLYSAGWLPEKQAQCLPLGVTEWVKQKTGWVPKPWQRVLVLELSCEGEEDDTTFPPLHYEL from the exons ATGGGTGCCCAGGACACCTCCAAGTCACTGGATGAGGAGCTGTACTCTCGGCAGCT GTATGTGCTGGGCTTGCCGGCCATGCAGAGGCTTCAGGAGGGTAAGGTCCTGCTGTCAggcctccagggcctgggggctgaggTGGCCAAAAACCTGGTCCTGATGGGCGTGGGCAGCCTCACTCTGCATGATCCCCACCCCGCCTGCTGGTCCGACCTGGCTGCCCAG TTTTTCCTCTCGGAGCAGGACTTGGGAAGGAACAGGGCTGAAGCAACTCAAGAACTTGTGGCCAAGCTCAACGGAGCTGTCCAGGTCTGCGTCCACACAGGCGACATCACAGAGCAACTGCTGCAGGACTTCCAG GCGGTGGTGCTGACCGCCTCGAGTCTGGAGGAGCAGCTGAAGGTGGGCACCTTATGCCACAAGCATGGAGTCTGCTTTCTGGTGGCTGACACCCGGGGCCTTGTGGG GCAGCTATTCTGTGACTTTGGTGAGGACTTCACTGTTCAGGACCTTACAGAGGAAGAGCCCCTGACAGCCGCCATCCAGCACATCTCCCAG GGGTCCCCTGGCATTCTTACTCTGAGAGAAGATGCCCACAACTTCCGTGATGGGGACTTGGTGACTTTCTCTGGCATTGAGGGCATGGTCGAGCTCAACGGCTGTGCTTCCAGACCCATCCGCGTGCAGG AGGACGGGACCTTGGAGATTGGGGACACAACAACTTTCTCCTCTTACTTACGTGGTGGAGCTGTCACTGAGGTCAAGAGACCCAAGAGAGTGAGGCAT gagcccctgcatGCAGCCCTGCTCCAGCCCCGTGTGGTGGCCCAGAGTCCCCAGGAAGTTCACCGTGCCCACTGCCTGCATCAGACCTTCCGTGCCCTGCACGAGTTCCAGCGCCTCGGCGGccgcccaccccagccctgggaccct GCTGATGCAGAAAGGGTGGTGGGCCTGGCTCGAGACCTGAAGCCATTGCGGGGGACAAAGGGAGAGCCTTTGGAAGAGCCACTGGATGAAGCTCTCCTGCGGACTGTTGCCCTGAGCAGTGCTGGTATGCTGAGCCCCATGGCAGCCATGCTGGGCGCAGTGGCCGCCCAGGAAGTGTTGAAG GCAGTCTCCAGGAAGTTCCTGCCCCTGGACCAGTGGCTGTATTTTGATGCCCTCGATTGCCTCCCGGATGATGAGCAGCTGCTTCCCAACCCCGAGGACTGCAAACCG AGACGCTGCCGCTACGATGGGCAAATTGCGGTGTTTGGGGCCGGTTTTCAGGAGAAGCTGAGCAGCCAGCACTACCTCCTG gtgggtgctggTGCTATCGGCTGCGAGCTGCTCAAAGGCTTTGCTCTGGTGGGCCTGGGGCTCCGAGGCAGAGGGGGCGTGACTGTGGCTGACATGGACCACGTGGAGCGCTCCAACCTCAGCCGTCAGTTCCTCTTCAGGCCCCAGGACATTGGT AGGCCCAAGGCAAAGGTGGCTGCTGAGGCTGCCCACCGCTTGAACTCAGATCTGCAGGTGAGCCCGCTCACCCACCCTCTGGACCCCTCTACAGAGCACATCTATGGGGACGACTTCTTTTCCCATGTGGATGGCGTGGCTGCCGCCCTGGACAGTTTCCAGGCCC GGCACTATGTGGCTGCTCGCTGCACCCACTATCTGAAGCCGCTGCTGGAGGCAGGCACGCAGGGCACCCGGGGCAGCACCTCAGTGTTTGTGCCGCTTGTGACTGAGGGTTACAGAGGGCCTGCCTCAGAGGCTGCAGCTTCTGAGGATGCCCCCCACCCTGTCTGCAGCGTGCGCCACTTCCCCAGCACAGCTGGGCACACCCTGCAG TGGGCCCGGGATGAGTTTGAGGGGCTCTTCCGTCGGTCTGCTGAGACCATCAACTGCAACCGACA GGCACCCACCTCTCTGGCAGATGGGGAATCACAGCTGCCGCCCCTGCTACAGGTGGCAGTGGGGGTCCTGAGACAGCGCCCGCAGAACTGGCGAGACTGCGTGCTGTGGGCCCTTGGCCGCTGGCAGCTGTGCTTCCGTCACAGCATCGAGCAGCTGCTCAGGCATCACCCACCTGATGAA GTGCTTGAGGATGGAGCACGTTTCTGGTCGCGTCCCAGACAGTGTCCTCAGCCCTTGGAGTTTGACGCCAGTCAA GACACGCACCTCCTCTACGTGCTGGCAGCAGCCAACCTATACGCCCGGGTGCACGGGCTGCCTGGCTCCCGGGACCAGCCGGCGCTCAGGGAAATGCTGCCGTCACTGCTGCTGCCTGAGCCCCAGCACCTGCACCCCATCTTTCCTAATGACCTGGCTTCCACTGAGCCTG ACCCTGGGCAGGTGGAGAGACTGCGTCAAGCCCTGCGGGACTGGAGCATGGGCTCCCCACTGGAGCCCCTGAGGTTTGAGAAG GATGATGACAGCAACTTCCACGTGGACTTTGTGACTGCAGCAGCAAGCCTTCGAGCTCAGAACTACGGGATCCCACCGGCCAACCGCACCCAG AGCAAGCGAATCGTGGGCCGGATCATCCCAGCCATTGCCACCTCCACAGCGGCTGTGGCGGGCTTGGTGGGCCTGGAATTGTATAAGGTGGTGGGCGGGCCACGGCCCCTCAGTGCCTTTCGCCACAGCTATCTGCACCTAGCTGAAAACTACTTCAGCCGCTACATGCCCGTGGCCCCAGCCACCCAGAAG TTCCATCACCTGAGCTGGACCTGTTGGGACCGCCTAAAGGTGACTGCTGGGCAGCCGGAGAGGACCCTGAAATCACTCCTGGACCATCTGCAG GAACGACACGGGCTGAGGGTGAAGATGCTGCTGCAAGACGAGGCTGTGCTCTACTCGGCAGGGTGGCTGCCTGAAAAGCAAGCCCAGTGCCTGCCCCTCGG GGTGACAGAATGGGTGAAGCAGAAGACAGGCTGGGTGCCTAAGCCTTGGCAGCGGGTGCTGGTACTGGAACTCAGCTGTGAGGGCGAGGAAGACGACACTACCTTCCCACCCTTGCACTACGAGCTGTGA
- the UBA7 gene encoding ubiquitin-like modifier-activating enzyme 7 isoform X4: protein MRSCTLGSCMCWACRPCRGFRRFFLSEQDLGRNRAEATQELVAKLNGAVQVCVHTGDITEQLLQDFQAVVLTASSLEEQLKVGTLCHKHGVCFLVADTRGLVGQLFCDFGEDFTVQDLTEEEPLTAAIQHISQGSPGILTLREDAHNFRDGDLVTFSGIEGMVELNGCASRPIRVQEDGTLEIGDTTTFSSYLRGGAVTEVKRPKRVRHEPLHAALLQPRVVAQSPQEVHRAHCLHQTFRALHEFQRLGGRPPQPWDPADAERVVGLARDLKPLRGTKGEPLEEPLDEALLRTVALSSAGMLSPMAAMLGAVAAQEVLKAVSRKFLPLDQWLYFDALDCLPDDEQLLPNPEDCKPRRCRYDGQIAVFGAGFQEKLSSQHYLLVGAGAIGCELLKGFALVGLGLRGRGGVTVADMDHVERSNLSRQFLFRPQDIGRPKAKVAAEAAHRLNSDLQVSPLTHPLDPSTEHIYGDDFFSHVDGVAAALDSFQARHYVAARCTHYLKPLLEAGTQGTRGSTSVFVPLVTEGYRGPASEAAASEDAPHPVCSVRHFPSTAGHTLQWARDEFEGLFRRSAETINCNRQAPTSLADGESQLPPLLQVAVGVLRQRPQNWRDCVLWALGRWQLCFRHSIEQLLRHHPPDEVLEDGARFWSRPRQCPQPLEFDASQDTHLLYVLAAANLYARVHGLPGSRDQPALREMLPSLLLPEPQHLHPIFPNDLASTEPDPGQVERLRQALRDWSMGSPLEPLRFEKDDDSNFHVDFVTAAASLRAQNYGIPPANRTQSKRIVGRIIPAIATSTAAVAGLVGLELYKVVGGPRPLSAFRHSYLHLAENYFSRYMPVAPATQKFHHLSWTCWDRLKVTAGQPERTLKSLLDHLQERHGLRVKMLLQDEAVLYSAGWLPEKQAQCLPLGVTEWVKQKTGWVPKPWQRVLVLELSCEGEEDDTTFPPLHYEL, encoded by the exons ATGAGGAGCTGTACTCTCGGCAGCT GTATGTGCTGGGCTTGCCGGCCATGCAGAGGCTTCAGGAGG TTTTTCCTCTCGGAGCAGGACTTGGGAAGGAACAGGGCTGAAGCAACTCAAGAACTTGTGGCCAAGCTCAACGGAGCTGTCCAGGTCTGCGTCCACACAGGCGACATCACAGAGCAACTGCTGCAGGACTTCCAG GCGGTGGTGCTGACCGCCTCGAGTCTGGAGGAGCAGCTGAAGGTGGGCACCTTATGCCACAAGCATGGAGTCTGCTTTCTGGTGGCTGACACCCGGGGCCTTGTGGG GCAGCTATTCTGTGACTTTGGTGAGGACTTCACTGTTCAGGACCTTACAGAGGAAGAGCCCCTGACAGCCGCCATCCAGCACATCTCCCAG GGGTCCCCTGGCATTCTTACTCTGAGAGAAGATGCCCACAACTTCCGTGATGGGGACTTGGTGACTTTCTCTGGCATTGAGGGCATGGTCGAGCTCAACGGCTGTGCTTCCAGACCCATCCGCGTGCAGG AGGACGGGACCTTGGAGATTGGGGACACAACAACTTTCTCCTCTTACTTACGTGGTGGAGCTGTCACTGAGGTCAAGAGACCCAAGAGAGTGAGGCAT gagcccctgcatGCAGCCCTGCTCCAGCCCCGTGTGGTGGCCCAGAGTCCCCAGGAAGTTCACCGTGCCCACTGCCTGCATCAGACCTTCCGTGCCCTGCACGAGTTCCAGCGCCTCGGCGGccgcccaccccagccctgggaccct GCTGATGCAGAAAGGGTGGTGGGCCTGGCTCGAGACCTGAAGCCATTGCGGGGGACAAAGGGAGAGCCTTTGGAAGAGCCACTGGATGAAGCTCTCCTGCGGACTGTTGCCCTGAGCAGTGCTGGTATGCTGAGCCCCATGGCAGCCATGCTGGGCGCAGTGGCCGCCCAGGAAGTGTTGAAG GCAGTCTCCAGGAAGTTCCTGCCCCTGGACCAGTGGCTGTATTTTGATGCCCTCGATTGCCTCCCGGATGATGAGCAGCTGCTTCCCAACCCCGAGGACTGCAAACCG AGACGCTGCCGCTACGATGGGCAAATTGCGGTGTTTGGGGCCGGTTTTCAGGAGAAGCTGAGCAGCCAGCACTACCTCCTG gtgggtgctggTGCTATCGGCTGCGAGCTGCTCAAAGGCTTTGCTCTGGTGGGCCTGGGGCTCCGAGGCAGAGGGGGCGTGACTGTGGCTGACATGGACCACGTGGAGCGCTCCAACCTCAGCCGTCAGTTCCTCTTCAGGCCCCAGGACATTGGT AGGCCCAAGGCAAAGGTGGCTGCTGAGGCTGCCCACCGCTTGAACTCAGATCTGCAGGTGAGCCCGCTCACCCACCCTCTGGACCCCTCTACAGAGCACATCTATGGGGACGACTTCTTTTCCCATGTGGATGGCGTGGCTGCCGCCCTGGACAGTTTCCAGGCCC GGCACTATGTGGCTGCTCGCTGCACCCACTATCTGAAGCCGCTGCTGGAGGCAGGCACGCAGGGCACCCGGGGCAGCACCTCAGTGTTTGTGCCGCTTGTGACTGAGGGTTACAGAGGGCCTGCCTCAGAGGCTGCAGCTTCTGAGGATGCCCCCCACCCTGTCTGCAGCGTGCGCCACTTCCCCAGCACAGCTGGGCACACCCTGCAG TGGGCCCGGGATGAGTTTGAGGGGCTCTTCCGTCGGTCTGCTGAGACCATCAACTGCAACCGACA GGCACCCACCTCTCTGGCAGATGGGGAATCACAGCTGCCGCCCCTGCTACAGGTGGCAGTGGGGGTCCTGAGACAGCGCCCGCAGAACTGGCGAGACTGCGTGCTGTGGGCCCTTGGCCGCTGGCAGCTGTGCTTCCGTCACAGCATCGAGCAGCTGCTCAGGCATCACCCACCTGATGAA GTGCTTGAGGATGGAGCACGTTTCTGGTCGCGTCCCAGACAGTGTCCTCAGCCCTTGGAGTTTGACGCCAGTCAA GACACGCACCTCCTCTACGTGCTGGCAGCAGCCAACCTATACGCCCGGGTGCACGGGCTGCCTGGCTCCCGGGACCAGCCGGCGCTCAGGGAAATGCTGCCGTCACTGCTGCTGCCTGAGCCCCAGCACCTGCACCCCATCTTTCCTAATGACCTGGCTTCCACTGAGCCTG ACCCTGGGCAGGTGGAGAGACTGCGTCAAGCCCTGCGGGACTGGAGCATGGGCTCCCCACTGGAGCCCCTGAGGTTTGAGAAG GATGATGACAGCAACTTCCACGTGGACTTTGTGACTGCAGCAGCAAGCCTTCGAGCTCAGAACTACGGGATCCCACCGGCCAACCGCACCCAG AGCAAGCGAATCGTGGGCCGGATCATCCCAGCCATTGCCACCTCCACAGCGGCTGTGGCGGGCTTGGTGGGCCTGGAATTGTATAAGGTGGTGGGCGGGCCACGGCCCCTCAGTGCCTTTCGCCACAGCTATCTGCACCTAGCTGAAAACTACTTCAGCCGCTACATGCCCGTGGCCCCAGCCACCCAGAAG TTCCATCACCTGAGCTGGACCTGTTGGGACCGCCTAAAGGTGACTGCTGGGCAGCCGGAGAGGACCCTGAAATCACTCCTGGACCATCTGCAG GAACGACACGGGCTGAGGGTGAAGATGCTGCTGCAAGACGAGGCTGTGCTCTACTCGGCAGGGTGGCTGCCTGAAAAGCAAGCCCAGTGCCTGCCCCTCGG GGTGACAGAATGGGTGAAGCAGAAGACAGGCTGGGTGCCTAAGCCTTGGCAGCGGGTGCTGGTACTGGAACTCAGCTGTGAGGGCGAGGAAGACGACACTACCTTCCCACCCTTGCACTACGAGCTGTGA
- the UBA7 gene encoding ubiquitin-like modifier-activating enzyme 7 isoform X3: MGAQDTSKSLDEELYSRQLYVLGLPAMQRLQEGKVLLSGLQGLGAEVAKNLVLMGVGSLTLHDPHPACWSDLAAQFFLSEQDLGRNRAEATQELVAKLNGAVQVCVHTGDITEQLLQDFQAVVLTASSLEEQLKVGTLCHKHGVCFLVADTRGLVGQLFCDFGEDFTVQDLTEEEPLTAAIQHISQGSPGILTLREDAHNFRDGDLVTFSGIEGMVELNGCASRPIRVQEDGTLEIGDTTTFSSYLRGGAVTEVKRPKRVRHEPLHAALLQPRVVAQSPQEVHRAHCLHQTFRALHEFQRLGGRPPQPWDPADAERVVGLARDLKPLRGTKGEPLEEPLDEALLRTVALSSAGMLSPMAAMLGAVAAQEVLKAVSRKFLPLDQWLYFDALDCLPDDEQLLPNPEDCKPRRCRYDGQIAVFGAGFQEKLSSQHYLLVGAGAIGCELLKGFALVGLGLRGRGGVTVADMDHVERSNLSRQFLFRPQDIGRPKAKVAAEAAHRLNSDLQVSPLTHPLDPSTEHIYGDDFFSHVDGVAAALDSFQARHYVAARCTHYLKPLLEAGTQGTRGSTSVFVPLVTEGYRGPASEAAASEDAPHPVCSVRHFPSTAGHTLQWARDEFEGLFRRSAETINCNRQAPTSLADGESQLPPLLQVAVGVLRQRPQNWRDCVLWALGRWQLCFRHSIEQLLRHHPPDEVLEDGARFWSRPRQCPQPLEFDASQDTHLLYVLAAANLYARVHGLPGSRDQPALREMLPSLLLPEPQHLHPIFPNDLASTEPDPGQVERLRQALRDWSMGSPLEPLRFEKDDDSNFHVDFVTAAASLRAQNYGIPPANRTQSKRIVGRIIPAIATSTAAVAGLVGLELYKVVGGPRPLSAFRHSYLHLAENYFSRYMPVAPATQKERHGLRVKMLLQDEAVLYSAGWLPEKQAQCLPLGVTEWVKQKTGWVPKPWQRVLVLELSCEGEEDDTTFPPLHYEL; this comes from the exons ATGGGTGCCCAGGACACCTCCAAGTCACTGGATGAGGAGCTGTACTCTCGGCAGCT GTATGTGCTGGGCTTGCCGGCCATGCAGAGGCTTCAGGAGGGTAAGGTCCTGCTGTCAggcctccagggcctgggggctgaggTGGCCAAAAACCTGGTCCTGATGGGCGTGGGCAGCCTCACTCTGCATGATCCCCACCCCGCCTGCTGGTCCGACCTGGCTGCCCAG TTTTTCCTCTCGGAGCAGGACTTGGGAAGGAACAGGGCTGAAGCAACTCAAGAACTTGTGGCCAAGCTCAACGGAGCTGTCCAGGTCTGCGTCCACACAGGCGACATCACAGAGCAACTGCTGCAGGACTTCCAG GCGGTGGTGCTGACCGCCTCGAGTCTGGAGGAGCAGCTGAAGGTGGGCACCTTATGCCACAAGCATGGAGTCTGCTTTCTGGTGGCTGACACCCGGGGCCTTGTGGG GCAGCTATTCTGTGACTTTGGTGAGGACTTCACTGTTCAGGACCTTACAGAGGAAGAGCCCCTGACAGCCGCCATCCAGCACATCTCCCAG GGGTCCCCTGGCATTCTTACTCTGAGAGAAGATGCCCACAACTTCCGTGATGGGGACTTGGTGACTTTCTCTGGCATTGAGGGCATGGTCGAGCTCAACGGCTGTGCTTCCAGACCCATCCGCGTGCAGG AGGACGGGACCTTGGAGATTGGGGACACAACAACTTTCTCCTCTTACTTACGTGGTGGAGCTGTCACTGAGGTCAAGAGACCCAAGAGAGTGAGGCAT gagcccctgcatGCAGCCCTGCTCCAGCCCCGTGTGGTGGCCCAGAGTCCCCAGGAAGTTCACCGTGCCCACTGCCTGCATCAGACCTTCCGTGCCCTGCACGAGTTCCAGCGCCTCGGCGGccgcccaccccagccctgggaccct GCTGATGCAGAAAGGGTGGTGGGCCTGGCTCGAGACCTGAAGCCATTGCGGGGGACAAAGGGAGAGCCTTTGGAAGAGCCACTGGATGAAGCTCTCCTGCGGACTGTTGCCCTGAGCAGTGCTGGTATGCTGAGCCCCATGGCAGCCATGCTGGGCGCAGTGGCCGCCCAGGAAGTGTTGAAG GCAGTCTCCAGGAAGTTCCTGCCCCTGGACCAGTGGCTGTATTTTGATGCCCTCGATTGCCTCCCGGATGATGAGCAGCTGCTTCCCAACCCCGAGGACTGCAAACCG AGACGCTGCCGCTACGATGGGCAAATTGCGGTGTTTGGGGCCGGTTTTCAGGAGAAGCTGAGCAGCCAGCACTACCTCCTG gtgggtgctggTGCTATCGGCTGCGAGCTGCTCAAAGGCTTTGCTCTGGTGGGCCTGGGGCTCCGAGGCAGAGGGGGCGTGACTGTGGCTGACATGGACCACGTGGAGCGCTCCAACCTCAGCCGTCAGTTCCTCTTCAGGCCCCAGGACATTGGT AGGCCCAAGGCAAAGGTGGCTGCTGAGGCTGCCCACCGCTTGAACTCAGATCTGCAGGTGAGCCCGCTCACCCACCCTCTGGACCCCTCTACAGAGCACATCTATGGGGACGACTTCTTTTCCCATGTGGATGGCGTGGCTGCCGCCCTGGACAGTTTCCAGGCCC GGCACTATGTGGCTGCTCGCTGCACCCACTATCTGAAGCCGCTGCTGGAGGCAGGCACGCAGGGCACCCGGGGCAGCACCTCAGTGTTTGTGCCGCTTGTGACTGAGGGTTACAGAGGGCCTGCCTCAGAGGCTGCAGCTTCTGAGGATGCCCCCCACCCTGTCTGCAGCGTGCGCCACTTCCCCAGCACAGCTGGGCACACCCTGCAG TGGGCCCGGGATGAGTTTGAGGGGCTCTTCCGTCGGTCTGCTGAGACCATCAACTGCAACCGACA GGCACCCACCTCTCTGGCAGATGGGGAATCACAGCTGCCGCCCCTGCTACAGGTGGCAGTGGGGGTCCTGAGACAGCGCCCGCAGAACTGGCGAGACTGCGTGCTGTGGGCCCTTGGCCGCTGGCAGCTGTGCTTCCGTCACAGCATCGAGCAGCTGCTCAGGCATCACCCACCTGATGAA GTGCTTGAGGATGGAGCACGTTTCTGGTCGCGTCCCAGACAGTGTCCTCAGCCCTTGGAGTTTGACGCCAGTCAA GACACGCACCTCCTCTACGTGCTGGCAGCAGCCAACCTATACGCCCGGGTGCACGGGCTGCCTGGCTCCCGGGACCAGCCGGCGCTCAGGGAAATGCTGCCGTCACTGCTGCTGCCTGAGCCCCAGCACCTGCACCCCATCTTTCCTAATGACCTGGCTTCCACTGAGCCTG ACCCTGGGCAGGTGGAGAGACTGCGTCAAGCCCTGCGGGACTGGAGCATGGGCTCCCCACTGGAGCCCCTGAGGTTTGAGAAG GATGATGACAGCAACTTCCACGTGGACTTTGTGACTGCAGCAGCAAGCCTTCGAGCTCAGAACTACGGGATCCCACCGGCCAACCGCACCCAG AGCAAGCGAATCGTGGGCCGGATCATCCCAGCCATTGCCACCTCCACAGCGGCTGTGGCGGGCTTGGTGGGCCTGGAATTGTATAAGGTGGTGGGCGGGCCACGGCCCCTCAGTGCCTTTCGCCACAGCTATCTGCACCTAGCTGAAAACTACTTCAGCCGCTACATGCCCGTGGCCCCAGCCACCCAGAAG GAACGACACGGGCTGAGGGTGAAGATGCTGCTGCAAGACGAGGCTGTGCTCTACTCGGCAGGGTGGCTGCCTGAAAAGCAAGCCCAGTGCCTGCCCCTCGG GGTGACAGAATGGGTGAAGCAGAAGACAGGCTGGGTGCCTAAGCCTTGGCAGCGGGTGCTGGTACTGGAACTCAGCTGTGAGGGCGAGGAAGACGACACTACCTTCCCACCCTTGCACTACGAGCTGTGA